A window of the Bacteroides thetaiotaomicron VPI-5482 genome harbors these coding sequences:
- a CDS encoding aconitate hydratase produces MVYDLTMLEAFYSAYKGKVEHVRAVLKRPLTLAEKILYAHLFNEGDLKNYKRGEDYVNFRPDRVAMQDATAQMALLQFMNAGKEKVAVPSTVHCDHLIQAYKGAKEDIATATKTNEEVYDFLRDVSSRYGIGFWKPGAGIIHQVVLENYAFPGGMMVGTDSHTPNAGGLGMVAIGVGGADAVDVMTGMEWELKMPRIIGVRLTGKLSGWTSPKDVILKLAGILTVKGGTNSIIEYFGPGTASLSATGKATICNMGAEVGATTSLFPFDGRMATYLRATGRDRIVELAEAVDCELRADQQVTDEPEKYYDRVIDIDLSTLEPYINGPFTPDAATPISEFAEKVLLNGYPRKMEVGLIGSCTNSSYQDLSRAASLARQVKEKNLSVASPLIINPGSEQIRATAERDGMMDDFMQIGAVIMANACGPCIGQWKRHTDDPTRKNSIVTSFNRNFAKRADGNPNTYAFVASPELTMALTIAGDLCFNPLKDRLMNHDGEKVKLAEPVGDELPLRGFTSGNEGYITPGGTKTAINVNPASQRLQLLTPFPAWDGQDILNMPLLIKAQGKCTTDHISMAGPWLRFRGHLENISDNMLMGAVNAFNGETNNVWNRSTNTYGTVSGTAKMYKSEGIPSIVVAEENYGEGSSREHAAMEPRFLNVRVILAKSFARIHETNLKKQGMLALTFADKADYDKIQEHDLLSVIGLPDFAPGRNLTVVLHHEDGTKESFEAQHTYNEQQIAWFRAGSALNAR; encoded by the coding sequence ATGGTGTATGATTTGACTATGTTAGAGGCTTTTTATTCTGCTTATAAAGGAAAAGTGGAACACGTGCGGGCTGTTTTGAAACGCCCATTGACGTTAGCCGAGAAGATTCTGTATGCCCATCTGTTCAATGAGGGCGATCTGAAAAACTACAAGCGGGGTGAAGACTACGTAAATTTCCGTCCCGACCGCGTCGCTATGCAGGACGCGACTGCCCAGATGGCATTGCTTCAATTCATGAATGCAGGAAAAGAAAAAGTGGCTGTTCCCTCCACCGTGCACTGTGACCACTTGATACAAGCGTACAAAGGAGCAAAGGAGGACATTGCTACGGCAACCAAAACAAACGAAGAAGTTTACGACTTTTTGCGCGATGTATCCTCTCGTTACGGCATCGGCTTCTGGAAGCCGGGCGCCGGAATCATTCACCAGGTAGTGCTCGAAAATTACGCTTTCCCCGGCGGGATGATGGTAGGAACCGACTCTCACACTCCGAATGCCGGAGGACTGGGCATGGTGGCCATCGGCGTCGGCGGTGCGGATGCCGTAGACGTGATGACGGGTATGGAATGGGAACTGAAAATGCCAAGGATTATCGGTGTCCGCCTGACCGGAAAACTGAGCGGCTGGACTTCCCCGAAAGATGTGATCCTGAAACTTGCTGGGATTCTGACCGTAAAAGGAGGAACGAACTCCATCATCGAATATTTCGGACCGGGAACAGCTTCCCTGTCGGCTACCGGCAAAGCGACCATTTGCAATATGGGTGCGGAAGTAGGAGCTACCACTTCGCTTTTCCCGTTCGACGGGCGCATGGCTACTTATCTGAGAGCCACCGGCAGGGATCGCATCGTGGAACTGGCGGAAGCCGTGGACTGTGAGCTCCGTGCGGACCAACAGGTGACGGACGAACCGGAAAAGTACTACGACCGTGTCATCGACATTGACTTGTCCACGCTCGAACCTTATATCAACGGCCCTTTCACACCGGATGCCGCTACCCCTATCTCTGAATTTGCAGAAAAAGTATTACTGAACGGCTATCCGCGTAAGATGGAAGTCGGACTGATCGGTTCGTGTACCAACTCTTCTTACCAAGATCTCAGCCGTGCCGCATCCCTTGCAAGGCAGGTGAAGGAAAAGAATCTGAGTGTGGCTTCCCCGCTGATTATCAATCCGGGTTCCGAGCAAATCCGCGCTACTGCCGAAAGAGACGGAATGATGGATGACTTCATGCAGATCGGCGCCGTGATCATGGCAAATGCCTGCGGTCCTTGCATCGGTCAGTGGAAACGTCATACGGACGACCCGACACGGAAGAACTCGATCGTCACATCCTTCAACCGTAACTTTGCCAAACGTGCGGACGGCAATCCGAACACATACGCCTTTGTTGCTTCTCCCGAACTGACGATGGCACTGACCATTGCCGGTGATCTTTGCTTCAATCCGCTGAAAGACAGACTGATGAACCATGACGGCGAGAAAGTGAAACTGGCCGAACCCGTAGGAGATGAACTCCCCTTGAGAGGTTTCACCTCCGGCAATGAAGGCTATATCACCCCCGGCGGGACGAAAACAGCGATCAACGTCAACCCGGCTTCTCAACGCCTGCAACTGCTGACTCCTTTCCCCGCTTGGGACGGACAAGATATACTCAATATGCCCCTGCTGATTAAGGCGCAGGGCAAATGTACTACCGACCATATTTCGATGGCGGGACCGTGGCTGCGTTTCCGCGGACATTTGGAGAATATTTCGGATAATATGCTAATGGGAGCCGTGAATGCGTTCAATGGCGAAACGAACAACGTGTGGAACCGTTCGACAAACACCTACGGAACCGTTTCGGGCACAGCCAAAATGTATAAATCCGAAGGAATCCCCTCTATTGTCGTGGCCGAAGAAAACTATGGAGAAGGCTCCAGTCGCGAGCACGCGGCAATGGAACCCCGTTTCCTGAATGTGCGTGTGATTCTCGCCAAGAGCTTCGCCCGTATCCACGAAACGAATCTGAAAAAGCAGGGCATGCTTGCCCTTACCTTTGCAGACAAAGCGGATTATGACAAGATACAGGAGCACGACCTCCTTTCAGTCATCGGCTTGCCGGACTTTGCTCCGGGACGGAATCTGACCGTCGTTCTCCATCACGAAGACGGAACGAAAGAGAGTTTTGAAGCGCAACATACATACAACGAACAGCAGATTGCCTGGTTCCGTGCCGGCTCTGCCTTGAATGCCAGATAA
- a CDS encoding acyl-[acyl-carrier-protein] thioesterase, translated as MSEENKIGTYQFVAEPFHVDFNGRLTMGVLGNHLLNCAGFHASDRGFGIATLNEDNYTWVLSRLAIELDEMPYQYEKFSVQTWVENVYRLFTDRNFAVIDKDGKKIGYARSVWAMINLNTRKPADLLALHGGSIVDYICDEPCPIEKPSRIKVTSNQPVATLTAKYSDIDINGHVNSIRYIEHILDLFPIELYQTKRIRRFEMAYVAESYFGDELSFFCDEVSENEFHVEVKKNGSEVVCRSKVIFE; from the coding sequence ATGAGTGAAGAAAATAAAATAGGGACTTATCAGTTTGTGGCAGAGCCGTTTCACGTAGATTTTAACGGCCGTCTGACCATGGGCGTGCTGGGAAATCATCTGCTGAATTGCGCAGGTTTTCATGCCAGCGACCGTGGATTTGGTATTGCTACGCTGAACGAGGACAATTACACATGGGTGCTTTCCCGCCTGGCTATCGAGCTGGATGAGATGCCTTACCAGTACGAGAAGTTCTCGGTTCAGACATGGGTGGAGAATGTCTATCGTCTCTTTACCGACCGTAACTTTGCCGTCATTGACAAGGATGGAAAGAAGATCGGCTATGCCCGTTCCGTATGGGCGATGATCAATCTGAATACCCGTAAGCCTGCCGATCTGTTGGCATTGCATGGAGGAAGCATCGTCGATTATATATGCGATGAACCTTGCCCGATAGAAAAGCCTTCGCGTATCAAGGTGACAAGCAATCAGCCTGTTGCGACGCTGACGGCAAAATACAGTGATATCGATATTAACGGACACGTAAACAGTATTCGTTATATCGAGCACATACTTGACTTGTTTCCGATAGAACTGTATCAGACGAAACGTATCCGCCGGTTTGAAATGGCGTATGTGGCTGAAAGTTATTTCGGAGATGAACTCTCTTTCTTCTGTGATGAGGTGAGTGAAAACGAGTTTCATGTAGAGGTGAAGAAAAACGGCAGCGAGGTAGTATGCCGTTCCAAAGTGATATTTGAATAA
- the ilvN gene encoding acetolactate synthase small subunit produces the protein MSDKTLYTIIVHSENIAGLLNQVTAVFTRRQINIESLNVSASSIKGVHKYTITAWTDKDTIEKVVKQIEKKIDVIQAHYFTEDEIYFHEIALYKVSTPAFQETPEASKVIRRYNARIVEVNPVFSIVEKNGMSEEITSLYEELRALKCVLQFVRSGRVAITTSCFERVNEFLDGQEAKYKQSKKEQE, from the coding sequence ATGAGTGATAAGACATTATATACGATTATAGTTCATTCTGAAAATATAGCCGGATTGCTGAATCAGGTGACCGCTGTATTTACCCGTCGGCAAATAAACATCGAGAGTTTGAACGTTTCTGCTTCTTCCATTAAAGGAGTACATAAATATACGATTACAGCGTGGACTGATAAGGACACTATCGAAAAGGTGGTGAAGCAGATCGAAAAGAAGATTGATGTGATTCAGGCGCACTATTTTACGGAAGACGAGATTTATTTCCATGAGATAGCCTTATATAAGGTATCTACTCCTGCTTTTCAGGAGACTCCGGAAGCATCTAAAGTGATCCGCAGATATAATGCCCGCATTGTAGAGGTGAATCCGGTATTCTCTATCGTCGAGAAGAACGGCATGAGTGAAGAGATTACTTCCCTTTACGAAGAACTTCGGGCTTTGAAATGTGTGCTGCAGTTTGTCCGTTCGGGCCGTGTGGCTATTACTACCAGCTGTTTCGAACGTGTGAATGAGTTCCTGGACGGACAGGAAGCGAAGTATAAGCAAAGTAAAAAGGAACAGGAGTAA
- the ilvB gene encoding biosynthetic-type acetolactate synthase large subunit: MSKDLITGAEAMMRSLEHQGVTTIFGYPGGSIMPTFDALYDHQNTLNHILVRHEQGAAHAAQGYARVSGKVGVCLVTSGPGATNTITGIADAMIDSTPIVVIAGQVGTGFLGTDAFQEVDLVGITQPIAKWSYQIRRAEDVAWAIARAFYIASSGRPGPVVLDFAKNAQVEKTKYEPTKQEFIRSYVPVPDTDEESVKAAAELINNAERPLVLVGQGVELGSAQEELRIFIEKADMPAGCTLLGLSALPTDHPLNKGMLGMHGNLGPNINTNKCDVLIAVGMRFDDRVTGNLATYAKQAKVIHFDIDPAEVNKNVKVDIAVLGDCKKTLAAVTGLLKKNRHTEWVDSFKEYEAVEEEKVIRPELHPATDSLSMGEVVRAVSEATRHEAILVTDVGQNQMISARYFKYTRERSIVTSGGLGTMGFGLPAAIGATFGRPDRTVCVFMGDGGLQMNIQELGTIMEQKAPVKIICLNNNYLGNVRQWQAMFFNRRYSFTPMLNPDYMKIASAYDIPSKRVFSREELKAAIDEMLSTDGAFLLEACVVEEGNVLPMTPPGGSVNQMLLEC, translated from the coding sequence ATGAGTAAGGACTTAATAACAGGCGCAGAGGCAATGATGCGCTCTCTGGAACATCAGGGAGTGACTACCATTTTCGGTTATCCCGGCGGTTCCATCATGCCTACGTTCGATGCCCTGTACGACCATCAAAATACATTGAACCATATCTTGGTTCGCCATGAACAGGGAGCTGCCCATGCGGCACAAGGCTACGCCCGTGTATCGGGTAAAGTCGGTGTTTGCTTGGTGACAAGCGGCCCCGGAGCAACCAATACGATCACAGGTATTGCAGATGCGATGATAGACAGTACGCCTATCGTTGTCATTGCAGGACAGGTGGGAACAGGCTTTCTTGGAACAGACGCTTTTCAGGAAGTCGATCTCGTAGGTATCACTCAGCCAATCGCTAAATGGAGCTATCAGATTCGCCGTGCCGAAGACGTAGCCTGGGCGATAGCACGTGCTTTCTACATTGCCAGTAGTGGTCGTCCCGGTCCGGTGGTACTCGACTTTGCCAAGAATGCGCAGGTTGAAAAAACGAAATACGAGCCGACAAAGCAGGAGTTTATCCGCAGCTATGTTCCGGTTCCCGATACAGACGAAGAATCAGTAAAGGCTGCCGCCGAACTGATCAATAACGCCGAACGCCCGCTTGTCTTGGTAGGACAGGGAGTGGAACTGGGAAGCGCTCAGGAAGAACTGCGTATCTTTATCGAAAAGGCGGATATGCCCGCAGGTTGTACCTTGCTCGGACTTTCCGCATTGCCTACCGACCATCCGTTGAATAAAGGAATGCTGGGTATGCACGGAAATCTGGGACCGAATATCAATACTAACAAATGTGATGTACTGATTGCTGTCGGTATGCGTTTCGACGACCGTGTGACCGGTAATCTGGCTACTTACGCCAAACAAGCGAAAGTGATCCATTTTGACATTGATCCGGCGGAAGTAAATAAGAATGTAAAGGTAGACATTGCCGTTTTGGGCGACTGCAAAAAGACGCTGGCTGCTGTGACCGGACTGCTGAAAAAGAACCGGCACACCGAGTGGGTCGATAGTTTCAAGGAATATGAAGCGGTAGAGGAAGAAAAAGTCATTCGTCCCGAACTTCATCCTGCAACGGATTCACTGAGTATGGGCGAAGTGGTGCGTGCGGTAAGCGAAGCGACCCGTCACGAAGCCATATTGGTGACAGATGTAGGTCAGAATCAGATGATCTCTGCCCGCTACTTTAAATATACCAGGGAACGTAGTATCGTTACTTCGGGTGGACTCGGCACGATGGGTTTTGGCCTTCCGGCAGCTATCGGAGCTACTTTCGGCCGTCCCGACCGCACGGTATGTGTATTTATGGGTGACGGCGGACTGCAAATGAACATTCAGGAGCTGGGTACGATCATGGAACAGAAAGCTCCGGTGAAGATTATCTGCCTGAACAACAATTATCTCGGCAACGTGCGCCAATGGCAGGCTATGTTCTTTAATCGCCGTTATTCATTTACTCCGATGCTGAATCCGGATTACATGAAAATCGCTTCCGCCTACGATATTCCTTCCAAACGTGTCTTTTCACGGGAAGAATTGAAAGCGGCCATCGACGAAATGCTCTCGACAGACGGGGCGTTCCTGCTCGAAGCCTGTGTGGTAGAAGAAGGCAATGTCCTCCCGATGACCCCTCCGGGCGGTTCAGTCAATCAGATGTTGCTGGAATGTTAA
- the icd gene encoding NADP-dependent isocitrate dehydrogenase: protein MNKITMQKDGTLSVPDVPVVPYITGDGVGAEVTPSMQSVVNAAVQKAYGGKRRIEWKEVLAGERAFNETGSWLPDETMKAFQEYLIGIKGPLTTPVGGGIRSLNVALRQTLDLYVCLRPVRWYQGVHSPVKAPEKVNMCVFRENTEDIYAGIEWEAGTPEAEKFYQFLKNEMGVTKVRFPETSSFGVKPVSREGTERLVRAACQYALDHHLPSVTLVHKGNIMKFTEGGFKKWGYELAQREFGDALADGRLVIKDCIADAFLQNTLLIPEEYSVIATLNLNGDYVSDQLAAMVGGIGIAPGANINYKTGHAIFEATHGTAPNIAGKDVVNPCSIILSAVMMLEYLGWKEAAALIEKALEQSFLDARATHDLARFMPGGTSLSTTAFTREIVERIEK from the coding sequence ATGAACAAAATAACCATGCAAAAAGATGGTACGCTATCGGTGCCCGATGTGCCTGTCGTACCTTATATTACCGGAGACGGAGTAGGAGCGGAAGTGACTCCGTCGATGCAGTCCGTTGTGAACGCGGCTGTTCAGAAAGCATACGGCGGCAAACGTCGGATTGAATGGAAAGAAGTGCTGGCGGGCGAACGCGCTTTCAACGAGACAGGTTCGTGGTTGCCGGATGAAACGATGAAGGCTTTCCAAGAATATCTGATCGGCATCAAGGGGCCGCTGACGACCCCTGTCGGCGGTGGAATCCGTTCTTTGAACGTGGCTTTGCGCCAAACTCTGGATTTGTATGTTTGTCTGCGTCCGGTCCGTTGGTATCAAGGCGTTCATTCTCCGGTGAAAGCACCGGAAAAAGTGAACATGTGCGTGTTCCGTGAAAATACGGAGGATATATATGCAGGAATCGAGTGGGAGGCAGGTACTCCCGAAGCCGAAAAGTTCTATCAATTCCTGAAAAACGAGATGGGAGTGACGAAAGTCCGCTTCCCCGAGACCTCTTCTTTTGGAGTGAAACCTGTTTCCCGTGAGGGCACGGAACGTCTTGTGCGGGCTGCCTGCCAGTATGCGCTCGACCATCATCTGCCTTCCGTGACACTGGTGCACAAAGGAAACATTATGAAGTTCACCGAAGGAGGCTTCAAGAAATGGGGCTATGAGCTGGCGCAACGTGAGTTCGGCGACGCCTTGGCAGACGGCCGGTTGGTGATAAAGGACTGCATCGCCGATGCTTTCCTGCAAAATACATTACTGATTCCCGAAGAATATTCCGTGATTGCCACGCTGAACCTGAACGGAGACTACGTTTCCGACCAGTTGGCGGCAATGGTAGGCGGCATCGGCATTGCTCCGGGAGCAAATATTAACTACAAGACGGGGCACGCCATTTTTGAAGCGACTCATGGAACCGCCCCCAACATTGCCGGAAAGGATGTCGTGAATCCTTGTTCTATCATTCTTTCGGCGGTGATGATGCTTGAATATCTGGGATGGAAAGAAGCGGCCGCGCTTATCGAAAAGGCGTTGGAACAGAGTTTCCTCGATGCCCGTGCCACGCACGATCTGGCTCGCTTTATGCCGGGAGGTACATCCCTGTCTACCACCGCTTTCACACGCGAAATTGTGGAAAGAATCGAAAAGTAA
- a CDS encoding citrate/2-methylcitrate synthase produces the protein MKKEYLIYKLSEEMKEATRIDNELFPKFDVKRGLRNEDGTGVLVGLTKIGNVVGYERIPGGGLKPIPGKLFYRGYDVEDISHAIIKEKRFGFEEVAYLLLSGRLPDKEELASFRELINDNMALEQKTKMNIIELEGNNIMNILSRSVLEMYRFDPDADDTSRDNLMRQSIDLISKFPTIIAYAYNMLRHATFGRSLHIRHPQEKLSIAENFLYMLKKDYTELDARTLDLLLILQAEHGGGNNSTFTVRVTSSTGTDTYSAIAAGIGSLKGPLHGGANIQVADMFHHLQENIKDWKSVDEIDTYFTRMLNKEVYNKTGLIYGIGHAVYTISDPRALLLKELARDLAREKGKEEEFAFLELLEERAIATFGRVKNNGKTVSSNIDFYSGFVYEMIGLPQEIFTPLFAMARIVGWCAHRNEELNFEGKRIIRPAYKNVLDDLAYIPIKKR, from the coding sequence ATGAAGAAAGAGTATTTGATTTACAAGCTCTCCGAGGAGATGAAAGAGGCAACCCGGATTGACAATGAATTGTTCCCCAAGTTTGACGTGAAGCGTGGACTGCGTAATGAAGACGGCACCGGTGTATTGGTAGGTCTGACAAAGATTGGTAATGTGGTAGGTTACGAACGTATCCCCGGCGGCGGTCTGAAGCCAATTCCGGGAAAATTGTTCTATCGGGGCTACGATGTGGAAGACATTTCCCACGCCATCATCAAGGAAAAACGTTTCGGCTTCGAAGAAGTGGCTTATCTGCTGCTTTCCGGTCGCCTGCCGGACAAGGAAGAACTGGCTTCTTTCCGCGAACTGATCAATGACAATATGGCGCTCGAACAGAAGACGAAAATGAATATTATCGAGCTGGAGGGAAATAATATCATGAATATTCTTTCGCGCAGCGTACTCGAAATGTATCGTTTCGATCCCGATGCCGACGATACTTCCCGCGATAATCTGATGCGCCAGAGTATCGATCTTATCTCCAAGTTCCCGACCATCATTGCGTATGCTTATAATATGCTCCGCCATGCTACATTCGGTCGTTCCCTGCACATCCGTCATCCGCAGGAGAAACTCTCTATTGCCGAGAATTTCCTCTATATGCTCAAAAAAGATTATACGGAACTGGATGCCCGTACGCTCGACTTGCTATTGATTTTGCAGGCAGAACACGGCGGTGGTAACAACTCGACTTTCACGGTTCGTGTGACTTCTTCCACCGGAACAGATACATATTCGGCCATCGCCGCAGGTATCGGTTCGTTGAAAGGCCCGCTTCACGGAGGCGCGAATATCCAGGTGGCCGATATGTTCCATCACTTGCAGGAGAATATCAAGGACTGGAAGAGCGTGGACGAGATAGATACCTATTTCACACGAATGCTGAATAAGGAAGTGTATAATAAGACCGGATTGATTTACGGTATCGGTCATGCTGTTTACACGATTTCCGATCCTCGTGCGCTGTTGCTGAAAGAACTGGCTCGCGACCTTGCCCGTGAGAAAGGAAAAGAAGAGGAGTTCGCTTTCCTCGAACTGCTTGAAGAGCGTGCCATCGCTACTTTCGGACGTGTGAAGAACAACGGAAAGACGGTTTCCAGCAATATCGACTTCTATTCGGGCTTCGTATATGAGATGATTGGTTTGCCGCAGGAGATTTTCACTCCGCTGTTTGCCATGGCTCGTATTGTCGGCTGGTGTGCGCACCGCAATGAGGAACTGAACTTCGAAGGCAAACGCATTATCCGTCCGGCTTATAAAAATGTTCTTGATGATCTGGCTTATATCCCCATCAAGAAACGCTGA
- the ilvC gene encoding ketol-acid reductoisomerase, with the protein MAQLNFGGTVENVVIRDEFPLEKAREVLKNETIAVIGYGVQGPGQALNLRDNGFNVIVGQRQGKTYDKAVADGWVPGETLFGIEEACEKGTIIMCLLSDAAVMSVWPTIKPYLTAGKALYFSHGFAITWSDRTGVVPPADIDVIMVAPKGSGTSLRTMFLEGRGLNSSYAIYQDATGNAMDRTIALGIGIGSGYLFETTFIREATSDLTGERGSLMGAIQGLLLAQYEVLRENGHTPSEAFNETVEELTQSLMPLFAKNGMDWMYANCSTTAQRGALDWMGPFHDAIKPVVEKLYHSVKTGNEAQISIDSNSKPDYREKLEEELKALRESEMWQTAVTVRKLRPENN; encoded by the coding sequence ATGGCACAGTTGAATTTTGGCGGAACTGTAGAAAATGTAGTTATCCGTGATGAATTTCCATTGGAAAAAGCTCGTGAAGTATTGAAAAATGAAACAATCGCTGTAATCGGTTATGGCGTACAAGGTCCTGGACAGGCTCTGAACCTTCGTGATAACGGTTTCAATGTAATCGTTGGTCAACGCCAGGGAAAGACATATGACAAAGCGGTAGCTGACGGATGGGTTCCGGGTGAAACTTTGTTCGGTATTGAAGAAGCTTGCGAAAAAGGTACGATCATTATGTGCCTGTTGTCTGATGCAGCGGTAATGTCTGTATGGCCTACTATCAAGCCTTACCTGACTGCAGGAAAAGCTCTTTATTTCTCTCATGGTTTTGCTATTACATGGAGTGATCGCACAGGTGTAGTTCCTCCTGCAGATATCGACGTAATCATGGTTGCTCCTAAAGGTTCGGGTACATCCTTGCGTACTATGTTCCTTGAAGGTCGCGGCTTGAACTCTTCTTACGCTATCTATCAGGATGCAACAGGCAACGCTATGGACAGAACAATCGCATTGGGTATCGGTATCGGTTCAGGTTATTTGTTCGAAACAACTTTCATCCGCGAAGCTACTTCCGACCTGACAGGCGAACGTGGTTCATTGATGGGAGCTATCCAGGGTCTGTTGCTGGCACAATACGAAGTGTTACGTGAAAACGGTCACACTCCTTCCGAAGCATTCAACGAAACTGTAGAAGAGCTGACTCAGTCATTGATGCCGTTGTTTGCAAAGAACGGTATGGACTGGATGTATGCTAACTGCTCTACTACAGCTCAACGTGGTGCTCTCGACTGGATGGGCCCCTTCCACGATGCTATCAAACCGGTAGTTGAAAAGTTGTATCACAGTGTGAAGACTGGTAACGAAGCACAGATTTCAATCGACTCTAACTCCAAACCGGATTATCGTGAGAAACTGGAAGAAGAACTGAAAGCATTGCGCGAAAGCGAAATGTGGCAGACTGCCGTGACAGTTCGTAAACTTCGTCCGGAAAATAATTAA
- a CDS encoding AAA domain-containing protein, translating into MKYIFVSGRRFITFASIMNNHPKSPIIDLQQQQLLLRMEYEHEKEEFKRQTETMGVARKVKRGLCWYPASPGRSYYNSLNQLVIDITRTENKEIEHSFEFGRPVCFFRQSFDGKVNYMNFIATVSYADDERMVVVLPSAGALLELQTEEVLGVQLYFDETSYRAMFEALEDTIRAKGNRLAELRDTLLGTQKPGFRELYPVRFPWLNSTQETAVNKVLCTRDVAIVHGPPGTGKTTTLVEAIYETLHREPQVLVCAQSNTAVDWICEKLVDRGVPVLRIGNPTRVNDKMLSFTYERRFENHSAYPELWGIRKSIREMGSRMRRGSYSEREGMRSRMSRLRDRATELEILINADLFDSARVIASTLVSSNHRLLNGRRFPTLFIDEAAQALEAACWIAIRKADRVILAGDHCQLPPTIKCIEAARGGLDHTLMEKVVQQKPSAVSLLKVQYRMHEAIMRFPSEWFYNGELEAAPEVRNRGILDFDTPMNWIDTSEMDFHEEFVGESFGRINKQEANLLLQELEAYISRIGKARILDESIDFGLISPYKAQVQYLRSKIRGSSFLRPFRSLITVNTVDGFQGQERDVVFISLVRANEDGQIGFLNDLRRMNVAITRARMKLVILGDATTLTKHAFYRKLIQYIRQEAVSS; encoded by the coding sequence ATGAAATATATTTTCGTCTCAGGAAGAAGATTTATTACCTTTGCGTCTATTATGAATAATCATCCGAAAAGTCCAATCATCGACCTTCAGCAACAGCAACTCCTGCTACGCATGGAGTATGAACACGAAAAGGAGGAATTCAAGCGGCAGACTGAAACAATGGGTGTCGCCCGCAAAGTGAAACGTGGTCTGTGCTGGTATCCCGCCTCTCCCGGTCGAAGTTACTATAATTCTCTAAATCAACTTGTAATAGATATTACACGCACCGAAAATAAAGAAATCGAGCATTCCTTCGAATTCGGTCGTCCCGTCTGCTTTTTCCGGCAGTCATTTGACGGAAAAGTGAATTACATGAATTTCATTGCAACGGTGAGTTATGCGGACGACGAACGGATGGTGGTCGTGCTTCCCAGTGCGGGCGCCTTGCTGGAACTGCAAACGGAAGAGGTGCTGGGTGTACAACTTTATTTCGATGAAACGTCCTATCGTGCCATGTTCGAAGCGCTGGAAGACACAATCCGCGCTAAGGGCAACCGCCTTGCCGAACTCCGGGACACCTTGCTGGGAACACAAAAGCCGGGATTCCGCGAATTATATCCCGTCCGTTTCCCGTGGCTGAACAGCACGCAGGAAACAGCCGTAAACAAAGTGTTATGCACACGCGATGTCGCCATCGTTCACGGCCCTCCGGGAACCGGAAAGACTACCACGCTCGTGGAAGCCATTTACGAAACGCTTCACCGCGAACCGCAGGTGCTGGTCTGCGCCCAAAGTAATACGGCTGTGGACTGGATTTGCGAGAAACTGGTAGACCGGGGTGTGCCTGTCCTCCGCATTGGTAACCCTACACGTGTTAATGACAAAATGCTTTCTTTCACTTACGAACGCCGCTTTGAGAATCATTCGGCCTACCCCGAACTTTGGGGAATCCGAAAATCGATCCGTGAAATGGGCAGCCGGATGCGTCGGGGAAGTTACTCCGAAAGGGAAGGAATGCGCAGCCGGATGAGCCGCCTCCGCGACCGTGCCACCGAACTGGAAATCCTGATCAACGCCGATCTTTTCGACAGTGCCCGTGTGATTGCTTCCACGCTGGTCAGCAGCAATCACCGTTTGCTCAACGGACGGCGTTTCCCCACCTTATTTATCGATGAAGCCGCCCAGGCACTCGAAGCCGCCTGTTGGATCGCCATCCGAAAGGCCGACCGTGTGATTCTTGCCGGCGACCATTGCCAGCTCCCTCCTACAATCAAATGTATCGAAGCCGCCCGTGGCGGACTGGACCACACTCTAATGGAAAAGGTCGTGCAGCAAAAACCTTCTGCCGTCTCGCTGCTCAAAGTGCAATACCGGATGCACGAAGCAATCATGCGCTTTCCCTCCGAATGGTTCTACAACGGAGAACTGGAAGCCGCACCGGAAGTGCGCAACCGGGGTATCCTTGACTTCGACACTCCCATGAACTGGATAGATACCTCGGAAATGGACTTCCACGAAGAGTTTGTAGGCGAGAGCTTCGGGCGCATCAACAAGCAGGAAGCCAACTTGTTACTGCAAGAACTGGAAGCCTATATCAGCCGGATCGGCAAAGCACGCATCCTGGACGAGAGCATCGACTTTGGTCTGATTTCGCCCTACAAGGCGCAAGTGCAATACCTGAGAAGTAAAATCAGAGGAAGCAGTTTTCTCCGCCCTTTCCGCAGCCTCATCACGGTCAACACGGTAGACGGCTTTCAGGGACAGGAACGGGATGTCGTCTTTATCAGCCTCGTCCGGGCGAACGAGGACGGACAGATCGGTTTTCTGAATGATTTAAGACGAATGAACGTAGCCATTACCCGCGCCCGGATGAAACTTGTGATTTTGGGAGATGCAACCACTCTTACCAAGCATGCGTTCTACCGGAAACTGATACAGTATATCCGGCAGGAAGCGGTATCCTCCTGA